One segment of Pan paniscus chromosome 20, NHGRI_mPanPan1-v2.0_pri, whole genome shotgun sequence DNA contains the following:
- the KMT2B gene encoding histone-lysine N-methyltransferase 2B isoform X3 translates to MWAGPRVQRGRGRGRGRGWGPSRGCVPEEESSDGESDEEEFQGFHSDEDVAPSSLRSALRSQRGRAPRGRGRKHKTTPLPPPRLADVAPTPPKTPARKRGEEGTERMVQALTELLRRAQAPQAPRSRACEPSTPRRSRGRPPGRPAGPCRRKQQAVVVAEAAVTIPKPEPPPPVVPVKHQTGSWKCKEGPGPGPGTPRRGGQSSRGGRGGRGRSRGGGLPFVIKFVSRAKKVKMGQLSLGLESGQGQHEESWQDAPQRRVGSGQGGSPCWKKQEQKLDDEEEEKKEEEEKDEEGEEKEERAVAEEMMPAAEKEEAKLPPPPLTPPAPSPPPPLPPPSTSPPPPLCPPPPPPVSPPPLPSPPPPPAQEEQEESPPPVVPATCSRKRGRPPLTPSQRAEREAARAGPEGTSPPTPTPSTATGGPPEDSPTVAPKSTTFLKNIRQFIMPVVSARSSRVIKTPRRFMDEDPPKPPKVEVSPVLRPPITTSPPVPQEPAPVPSPPHAPTPPSTPVPLPEKRRSILREPTFRWTSLTRELPPPPPAPPPPPAPSPPPAPATSSRRPLLLRAPQFTPSEAHLKIYESVLTPPPLGAPEAPEPEPPPADDSPAEPEPRAVGRTNHLSLPRFAPVVTTPVKAEVSPHGAPALSNGPQTQAQLLQPLQALQTQLLPQALPPPQPQLQPPPSPQQMPPLEKARIAGVGSLPLSGVEEKMFSLLKRAKVQLFKIDQQQQQKVAASMPLSPGGQMEEVAGAVKQISDRGPVRSEDESVEAKRERPSGPESPVQGPRIKHVCRHAAVALGQARAMVPEDVPRLSALPLRDRQDLATEDTSSASETESVPSRSRRGKVEAAGPGGESEPTGSGGTLAHTPRRSLPSHHGKKMRMARCGHCRGCLRVQDCGSCVNCLDKPKFGGPNTKKQCCVYRKCDKIEARKMERLAKKGRTIVKTLLPWDSDESPEASPGPPGPRRGAGAGGPREEVVAPPGPEEQDSLLQRKSARRCVKQRPSYDIFEDSDDSEPGGPPAPRRRTPRENELPLPEPEEQSRPRKPTLQPVLQLKARRRLDKDALAPGPFASFPNGWTGKQKSPDGVHRVRVDFKEDCDLENVWLMGGLSVLTSVPGGPPMVCLLCASKGLHELVFCQVCCDPFHPFCLEEAERPLPQHHDTWCCRRCKFCHVCGRKGRGSKHLLECERCRHAYHPACLGPSYPTRATRKRRHWICSACVRCKSCGATPGKNWDVEWSGDYSLCPRCTQLYEKGNYCPICTRCYEDNDYESKMMQCAQCDHWVHAKCEGLSDEDYEILSGLPDSVLYTCGPCAGAAQPRWREALSGALQGGLRQVLQGLLSSKVVGPLLLCTQCGPDGKQLHPGPCGLQAVSQRFEDGHYKSVHSFMEDMVGILMQHSEEGETPERRAGGQMKGLLLKLLESAFGWFDAHDPKYWRRSTRLPNGVLPNAVLPPSLDHVYAQWRQQEPETPESGQPPGDPSAAFQGKDPAAFSHLEDPRQCALCLKYGDADSKEAGRLLYIGQNEWTHVNCAIWSAEVFEENDGSLKNVHAAVARGRQMRCELCLKPGATVGCCLSSCLSNFHFMCARASYCIFQDDKKVFCQKHTDLLDGKEIVNPDGFDVLRRVYVDFEGINFKRKFLTGLEPDAINVLIGSIRIDSLGTLSDLSDCEGRLFPIGYQCSRLYWSTVDARRRCWYRCRILEYRPWGPREEPAHLEAAEENQTIVHSPAPSSEPPGGEDPPLDTDVLVPGAPEHHSPIQNLDPPLRPDSGSAPPPAPRSFSGARIKVPNYSPSRRPLGGVSFGPLPSPGSPSSLTHHIPTVGDPDFPAPPRRSRRPSPLAPRPPPSRWASPPLKTSPQLRVPPPTSVVTALTPTSGELAPPGPAPSPPPSEDLGPDFEDMEVVSGLSAADLDFAASLLGTEPFQEEIVAAGAMGSSHGGPGDSSEEESSPTSRYIHFPVTVVSAPGLAPSATPGAPRIEQLDGVDDGTDSEAEAVQQPRGQGTPPSGPGVVRAGVLGAAGDRARPPEDLPSEIVDFVLKNLGGPGDGGAGPREESLPPAPPLANGSQPSQGLTASPADPTRTFAWLPGAPGVRVLSLGPAPEPPKPATSKIILVNKLGQVFVKMAGEGEPVPPPVKQPPLPPTISPTAPTSWTLPPGPLLGVLPVVGVVRPAPPPPPPPLTLVLSSGPASPPRQAIRVKRVSTFSGRSPPAPPPYKAPRLDEDGEASEDTPQVPGLGSGGLLQERSPLLPLPEGGPPQVPDGPPDLLLESQWHHYSGEASSSEEEPPSPDDKENQAPKRTGPHLRFEISSEDGFSVEAESLEGAWRTLIEKVQEARGHARLRHLSFSGMSGARLLGIHHDAVIFLAEQLPGAQRCQHYKFRYHQQGEGQEEPPLNPHGAARAEVYLRKCTFDMFNFLASQHRVLPEGATCDEEEDEVQLRSTRRATSLELPMAMRFRHLKKTSKEAVGVYRSAIHGRGLFCKRNIDAGEMVIEYSGIVIRSVLTDKREKFYDGKGIGCYMFRMDDFDVVDATMHGNAARFINHSCEPNCFSRVIHVEGQKHIVIFALRRILRGEELTYDYKFPIEDASNKLPCNCGAKRCRRFLN, encoded by the exons ATGTGGGCCGGCCCGCGGGTCcagcggggccggggccggggtcGGGGCCGGGGCTGGGGCCCGAGTCGAGGCTGCGTGCCGGAGGAGGAGAGCAGTGACGGGGAATCCGACGAGGAG GAGTTTCAGGGTTTTCATTCAGATGAAGATGTGGCCCCCAGTTCCCTGCGCTCTGCGCTCCGATCCCAGCGAG GTCGAGCGCCCCGAGGTCGGGGTCGCAAGCATAAGACGaccccccttcctcctcctcgcCTAGCAGATGTGGCTCCTACCCCCCCAAAGACCCCTGCCCGGAAACGGGGTGAGGAAGGCACAGAACGGATGGTGCAGGCACTGACTGAACTTCTCCGGCGGGCCCAGGCACCCCAAGCACCCCGGAGCCGGGCATGTGAGCCCTCCACCCCCCGGCGGTCTCGGGGACGGCCCCCAGGACGGCCAGCAGGCCCCTGCAGGAGGAAGCAGCAAGCAGTAGTGGTGGCAGAAGCAGCTGTGACAATCCCCAAACCTGAGCCCCCACCTCCTGTGGTTCCAGTGAAACATCAGACTGGCAGCTGGAAATGCAAGGAGGGGCCCGGTCCAGGACCTGGGACCCCCAGGCGTGGAGGACAGTCAAGCCGTGGAGGCCGTGGAGGCAGGGGCCGCAGCCGAGGTGGTGGGCTCCCCTTTGTGATCAAGTTTGTTTCAAGGGCCAAAAAAGTAAAGATGGGACAATTGTCCTTGGGACTCGAATCAGGTCAAGGTCAACATGAGGAAAGTTGGCAGGATGCCCCCCAAAGAAGAGTTGGATCTGGACAGGGAGGGAGCCCTTGCTGGAAAAAGCAGGAACAGAAGCTGGATGacgaggaagaagagaagaaagaagaagaagaaaaagacgaggagggagaagagaaggaagaaagagctgTAGCAGAGGAGATGATGCCAGCTGCGGAAAAGGAAGAGGCAAAGCTGCCACCACCGCCTCTGACTCCTCCAGCCCCTTCACCTCctccacccctcccacccccttcGACATCTCCTCCACCCCCACTCTGccctccaccaccacccccagtgtCCCCACCACCTCTACCATCCCCTCCACCGCCTCCTGCCCAAGAGGAGCAGGAAGAATCCCCtcctcctgtggtcccagctacgtgcTCCAGGAAGAGGGGCCGGCCTCCCCTGACTCCCAGCCAGCGGGCGGAGCGGGAAGCTGCTCGGGCAGGGCCAGAGGGCACCTCTCCTCCCACTCCAACCCCCAGCACCGCCACGGGAGGCCCTCCGGAAGACAGTCCCACCGTGGCCCCCAAAAGCACCACCTTCCTGAAGAATATCCGGCAGTTTATTATGCCTGTGGTGAGTGCCCGCTCCTCCCGTGTCATCAAGACACCCCGGCGATTTATGGATGAAGACCCCCCCAAACCCCCAAAGGTGGAGGTCTCACCTGTCCTGCGACCTCCCATTACCACCTCCCCACCTGTTCCCCAGGAGCCAGCACCAGTCCCCTCTCCACCACATGCCCCAACTCCTCCATCTACCCCAGTTCCACTCCCTGAGAAGAGACGGTCCATCCTAAGGGAACCCACATTTCGCTGGACCTCACTGACCCGGGAgctgccccctcctcccccagcccctccacctcccccggccccctccccaccccctgctccTGCCACCTCCTCCCGGAGGCCCCTACTCCTTCGGGCCCCTCAGTTTACCCCAAGCGAAGCCCACCTGAAGATCTACGAATCGGTGCTTACTCCTCCTCCTCTTGGGGCTCCTGAAGCCCCTGAGCCAGAGCCTCCTCCTGCCGATGACTCTCCAGCTGAGCCTGAGCCTCGGGCAGTGGGCCGcaccaaccacctcagcctgcctCGATTCGCCCCTGTGGTCACCACTCCTGTTAAGGCCGAGGTGTCCCCTCACGGGGCTCCAGCTCTGAGCAACGGGCCACAGACACAGGCTCAGCTACTGCAGCCCCTGCAGGCCTTGCAAACCCAGCTCCTGCCCCAGGCACTACCGCCACCACAGCCACAGCTGCAGCCACCGCCGTCACCACAGCAGATGCCTCCCCTGGAAAAAGCCCGGATTGCGGGCGTGGGTTCCTTGCCGCTGTCTGGGGTAGAGGAGAAGATGTTCAGCCTCCTCAAGAGAGCCAAAGTGCAGCTATTCAAGATcgatcagcagcagcagcagaaggtgGCAGCTTCCATGCCG CTGAGCCCTGGAGGGCAGATGGAGGAGGTGGCCGGGGCTGTCAAGCAGATCTCCGACAGAGGCCCTGTCCGGTCTGAAGATGAGTCGGTGGAAGCTAAGAGAGAGCGGCCCTCA GGTCCCGAGTCCCCTGTGCAAGGTCCCCGCATCAAACATGTCTGCCGTCATGCTGCTGTGGCCCTGGGTCAGGCCCGGGCCATGGTGCCTGAAGATGTCCCTCGCCTCAGTGCCCTCCCTCTCCGGGATCGGCAGGACCTCGCCACAGAGG ATACATCATCGGCGTCCGAGACTGAGAGTGTCCCGTCACGGTCCCGGCGGGGAAAGGTGGAGGCAGCAGGCCCTGGGGGAGAATCAGAGCCCACAGGTTCTGGAGGGACCCTGGCCCACACACCCCGGCGCTCACTGCCCTCCCATCACGGCAAGAAGATGCGCATGGCTCGATGTGGACACTGTCGGGGCTGCCTACGTGTGCAGGACTGTGGGTCCTGTGTCAACTGCCTAGACAAGCCCAAGTTTGGGGGCCCTAACACCAAGAAGCAGTGCTGTGT ATACCGGAAGTGTGACAAAATAGAGGCTCGGAAGATGGAACGACTGGCTAAAAAAG GCCGGACGATAGTGAAGACGCTGTTGCCCTGGGATTCCGATGaatctcctgaggcctcccctggtCCTCCAGGCCCACGCCGGGGGGCGGGAGCTGGGGGGCCCCGGGAGGAGGTGGTGGCCCCCCCAGGGCCCGAGGAGCAGGACTCCCTCCTGCAGCGCAAGTCAGCTCGGCGCTGCGTCAAACAGCGACCCTCCTATGATATCTTCGAGGATTCGGATGACTCGGAGCCCGGGGGCCCCCCTGCTCCTCGGCGTCGGACCCCCCGAGAAAATG AGCTGCCACTGCCAGAACCTGAGGAGCAGAGCCGGCCCCGCAAACCCACCCTGCAGCCTGTGTTGCAGCTCAAGGCCCGAAGGCGCCTGGACAAG GATGCTTTGGCCCCTGGCCCCTTTGCTTCTTTTCCCAATGGCTGGACTGGAAAGCAGAAGTCTCCCGATGGTGTGCACCGCGTCCGTGTGGATTTTAAG GAGGATTGTGATTTAGAGAACGTGTGGCTGATGGGGGGCCTGAGTGTGCTCACCTCTGTGCCAGGGGGCCCCCCGATGGTGTGCTTGCTATGTGCCAGCAAAGGACTTCACGAG CTGGTGTTCTGTCAAGTCTGCTGTGACCCATTCCACCCATTCTGCCTGGAGGAGGCTGAGCGGCCCCTGCCCCAGCATCACGACACCTGGTGCTGCCGTCGCTGCAAATTCTGCCATGTCTGTGGACGCAAAGGTCGTGGATCCAAG CACCTCCTGGAGTGCGAGCGCTGCCGCCATGCATACCACCCGGCCTGTCTGGGGCCCAGCTATCCAACCCGGGCCACGCGCAAACGGCGCCACTGG ATCTGTTCAGCCTGTGTGCGCTGTAAGAGCTGTGGGGCAACTCCAGGCAAGAACTGGGACGTCGAGTGGTCTGgagattacagcctctgccccAGGTGCACCCAGCTATATGAGAAAG GAAACTACTGCCCGATCTGTacacgctgctatgaagacaaCGACTATGAGAGCAAGATGATGCAGTGCGCACAGTGCGATCACTGGGTGCATGCCAAGTGCGAGGGGCTCTCAG ATGAAGACTACGAGATCCTTTCAGGACTGCCAGACTCGGTGCTGTACACCTGCGGACCGTGTGCTGGGGCAGCGCAGCCCCGCTGGCGAGAGGCCCTGAGCGGGGCCCTCCAGGGGGGCCTGCGCCAGGTGCTCCAGGGCCTGCTGAGCTCCAAGGTGGTGGGCCCACTGCTGCTCTGCACCCAG TGTGGGCCAGATGGGAAGCAACTGCACCCAGGACCCTGCGGCCTGCAAGCTGTGAGTCAGCGCTTCGAGGATGGCCACTACAAGTCTGTG CACAGCTTCATGGAGGACATGGTGGGCATCCTCATGCAGCACTCGGAGGAGGGAGAGACTCCGGAGCGCCGGGCTGGAGGCCAGATGAAGGGGCTCCTGCTGAAG CTGCTAGAATCTGCGTTCGGCTGGTTCGACGCCCACGACCCCAAGTACTGGCGACGGAGTACCCGGCTGCCAAA CGGAGTCCTTCCCAATGCGGTGTTGCCCCCATCCCTGGATCATGTCTATGCGCAGTGGAGACAGCAGGAACCAGAGACCCCAGAATCAGGGCAGCCTCCAGGGGATCCCTCAGCAG CATTCCAGGGCAAGGATCCAGCTGCCTTCTCACACCTGGAGGACCCCCGTCAGTGCGCACTCTGCCTCAAATACGGGGATGCAGACTCCAAG GAGGCGGGGCGGCTCTTGTACATCGGGCAGAACGAGTGGACACACGTCAACTGTGCCATCTGGTCGGCGGAAGTCTTTGAGGAGAACGACGGCTCCCTCAAGAATGTGCATGCTGCTGTGGCCCGAGGGAGGCAGATG CGCTGCGAGCTCTGCCTGAAGCCTGGCGCCACGGTGGGCTGCTgcctgtcctcctgcctcagcaactTCCACTTCATGTGTGCCCGGGCCAGCTACTGCATCTTCCAGGATGACAAGAAAGTCTTCTGCCAGAAACACACTGATCTCCTGGATGGCAAG GAAATTGTGAACCCCGATGGTTTTGATGTTCTCCGCCGAGTCTATGTGGACTTCGAGGGCATCAACTTCAAGCGGAAGTTCTTGACGGGGCTTGAACCCGATGCCATCAACGTGCTCATTG GTTCCATCCGCATTGACTCCCTGGGTACTCTGTCTGATCTCTCGGACTGCGAGGGACGGCTCTTCCCCATTGGCTACCA GTGCTCCCGTCTGTACTGGAGCACAGTGGATGCTCGGAGGCGCTGCTGGTATCGGTGCCGAATTCTGGAGTATCGGCCATGGGGGCCGAGGGAAGAGCCAGCTCACCTGGAGGCTGCAGAGGAGAACCAGACCATTGTGCACAGCCCCGCCCCTTCCTCAG AGCCCCCAGGTGGTGAGGACCCCCCACTGGACACAGATGTTCTTGTCCCTGGAGCTCCTGAGCACCACTCGCCCATTCAGAACCTGGACCCTCCACTGCGGCCAGATTCAGGcagcgcccctcccccagccccccgtTCTTTTTCGGGGGCTCGAATCAAAGTGCCCAACTACTCGCCATCCCGGAGGCCCTTGGGGGGTGTCTCCTTTggccccctgccctcccctg GAAGTCCATCTTCACTGACCCACCACATCCCCACAGTGGGAGACCCGGACTTCCCAGCTCCCCCCAGACGTTCCCGTCGTCCCAGCCCTTTGGCTCCCAGGCCGCCTCCATCACGGTGGGCCTCCCCTCCTCTAAAAACCTCCCCTCAGCTCAGGGTGCCCCCTCCTACCTCAGTCGTCACAGCCCTCACACCTACCTCAGGGGAGCTGGCTCCCCCTGGCCCggccccatcaccaccaccctctGAAGACCTGGGCCCAGACTTCGAGGACATGGAGGTGGTGTCAGGACTGAGTGCTGCTGACCTGGACTTCGCGGCCAGCCTGCTGGGGACTGAGCCCTTCCAGGAAGAGATTGTAGCCGCTGGGGCCATGGGGAGCAGCCACGGGGGCCCGGGGGACAGCTCCGAGGAGGAGTCCAGCCCCACCTCCCGCTACATCCACTTCCCTGTGACTGTGGTGTCCGCCCCTGGTCTGGCCCCCAGCGCTACCCCTGGAGCCCCCCGCATTGAACAGCTGGACGGCGTGGACGACGGCACTGACAGTGAGGCTGAGGCGGTGCAGCAGCCTCGGGGCCAGGGCACACCTCCTTCGGGGCCAGGAGTAGTCCGGGCAGGGGTCCTTGGGGCTGCAGGGGACAGGGCCCGGCCTCCTGAGGACCTGCCATCGGAAATTGTGGATTTTGTGTTGAAGAACCTAGGGGGTCCTGGGGATGGAGGTGCTGGCCCTAGAGAGGAGTCACTCCCCCCGGCGCCTCCCCTGGCTAATGGCAGCCAGCCCTCCCAAGGCCTGACCGCCAGCCCAGCTGACCCCACCCGCACATTTGCCTGGCTCCCAGGGGCCCCAGGGGTCCGGGTGTTAAGCCTTGGCCCTGCCCCTGAGCCCCCCAAACCCGCCACATCCAAAATCATACTTGTCAACAAGCTGGGGCAAGTATTTGTGAAGATGGCTGGGGAGGGTGAACCTGTCCCACCCCCAGTGAAGCAGCCACCTTTGCCCCCCACCATTTCCCCCACGGCTCCCACCTCCTGGACTCTGCCCCCAGGCCCCCTCCTTGGCGTGCTGCCCGTGGTCGGAGTGGTccgccctgccccgcccccgCCACCCCCTCCCCTGACGCTGGTGCTGAGCAGTGGGCCAGCCAGCCCGCCCCGCCAGGCCATCCGCGTCAAGAGGGTGTCCACTTTCTCCGGCCGGTCCCCGCCAGCACCTCCCCCATACAAAGCCCCCCGGCTGGATGAAGatggagaggcctcagaggatACCCCTCAGGTTCCAGGGCTTGGCAGTGGCGG GCTCCTCCAGGAACGGTCCCCTTTGCTGCCACTTCCGGAAGGTGGTCCTCCCCAGGTCCCCGATGGTCCCCCAGACCTGCTGCTTGAGTCCCAGTGGCACCACTATTCAG GTGAGGCTTCGAGCTCTGAGGAAGAGCCTCCATCCCCAGACGATAAAGAGAACCAGGCCCCAAAACGGACTGGCCCACATCTGCGCTTCGAGATCAGCAGTGAGGATGGGTTCAGCGTTGAGGCAGAGAGCTTGGAGG GGGCATGGAGAACTCTGATCGAGAAAGTGCAAGAGGCCCGAGGGCATGCCCGACTCAGACATCTCTCCTTTAGTG GAATGAGTGGGGCGAGACTCCTGGGCATCCACCATGATGCTGTCATCTTCCTGGCCGAGCAGCTCCCCGGAGCCCAGCGTTGCCAGCACTATAAGTTCCGTTACCACCAGCAGGGAGAGGGCCAGGAGGAGCCGCCCCTGAATCCCCATGGGGCTGCTCGGGCAGAGGTCTATCTCCG GAAGTGCACCTTTGACATGTTCAACTTCCTGGCCTCCCAGCACCGGGTGCTCCCTGAGGGGGCCACCTGTGATGAGGAAGAGGATGAGGTGCAGCTCAGGTCAACCAG ACGTGCCACCAGCCTGGAGCTGCCCATGGCCATGCGTTTTCGTCACCTTAAGAAGACGTCCAAAGAAGCTGTGGGTGTCTACAG ATCAGCCATCCACGGGCGAGGCCTGTTCTGTAAGCGCAACATCGACGCAGGGGAGATGGTCATCGAGTACTCTGGCATTGTCATCCGCTCGGTGTTGACTGACAAGCGGGAGAAGTTCTACGATGGGAAG GGCATCGGGTGCTATATGTTCCGCATGGATGACTTTGATGTAGTGGACGCCACGATGCATGGCAATGCCGCCCGCTTCATCAACCACTCCTGTGAGCCCAACTGCTTCTCTCGGGTCATCCACGTGGAGGGCCAGAAACACATTGTTATCTTCGCCCTGCGCCGCATCCTGCGTGGTGAGGAGCTCACCTACGACTACAAGTTCCCCATCGAGGATGCCAGCAACAAGCTGCCCTGCAACTGTGGCGCCAAGCGCTGCCGTCGGTTCCTTAACTGA